In Sorghum bicolor cultivar BTx623 chromosome 10, Sorghum_bicolor_NCBIv3, whole genome shotgun sequence, one genomic interval encodes:
- the LOC8058389 gene encoding glycerophosphodiester phosphodiesterase GDPDL7 — protein MQHAPRNQMGVIYPLMFLFLLLLHGTSAALKDPVQKWQTLSGAPPLVIARGGYSGLFPDSSQFGYQFALSNSLPEVVLFCDLQLSSDNVGFCKTGLALDDSTLIAKVFPKNDKTYKVNGDGLHGWFSVDFTSNQLMDNVTLIQNVLSRPSIFDGTMGISLIDDVVELHPPQLWINIQYGQFFLDHKLNIEEYISSKAKEFGVNYVSSPEVGFLKSLSGKLGKSNVKLVFRFLDQQLIEPSTKQPYGTILKDLKSVKAFASGILVPKTYIWPVNKDQYLQPATTLVKDAHGLDLEVYAFKFGNDFISSYNYSYDPSAEYLQFIDSSDFSVDGVLTDFPSTASAAIACLAHTKDSSLPPPGNDTRPLIITHNGACGLFPGCTDLAYQQAVEDGADIIDCSVQMSKDAVPFCLDSPDLTKGTTAATVFSTKAATVNEIQNGSGIFAFDLLSSEIQTLKPDLVGPYNQEGLKRNPAAKNSGKLMTLVDFLAFSKSNNISGVLVDVRNAPYLATRGIDIVDAVSSALINASYDKETRQQVLIASDDSAVLRAFKKFPAFKRVLQIGNAISDVSKASVEEMAKFASAVSITRGSVVQAQGSFLLRFTDVIDKMHAANLSVYVGLLRNEFMNLGFDFWANPMVEIVTYSSLMADGIVTEFPATAAEYFRSPCSDFSKNLTYTIMPAKPGSLLKLTDPSALPPAQGPAPVLKPADVVDPPLPPVTISTPGASASSNGSSTTSGARVSTASSGLCLLAIGLSVLLVTSSK, from the exons ATGCAGCATGCTCCTCGCAACCAAATGGGAGTAATATATCCTCTTATGTTTCTTTTCCTGCTATTGCTTCATGGAACTAGTGCTGCTTTGAAGGATCCAGTACAGAAATGGCAGACTCTAAGTG GTGCCCCTCCATTAGTCATAGCTCGTGGTGGGTACTCTGGGCTGTTCCCTGATTCAAGCCAATTCGGGTACCAGTTTGCCCTGTCGAATAGTCTGCCTGAAGTTGTTCTTTTCTGTGATTTACAACTTTCAAGTGACAACGTTGGATTCTGCAAGACTGGCTTGGCACTTGATGACTCAACGCTAATAGCTAAGGTCTTCCCTAAGAATGACAAGACATACAAAGTGAATGGAGACGGCCTGCACGGATGGTTTTCAGTCGACTTCACTTCAAATCAGCTAATGGACAATGTCACAT TGATCCAGAATGTTCTGTCCCGCCCAAGCATATTTGATGGCACCATGGGAATTAGCCTTATTGATGATGTCGTAGAACTCCACCCTCCTCAACTTTGGATTAATATACAG TATGGACAGTTCTTCCTAGATCACAAATTAAATATCGAAGAGTACATATCATCTAAAGCAAAAGAATTTGGTGTCAATTATGTCTCCTCACCTGAAGTTGGATTCTTGAAAAGCCTTagtgggaagcttgggaaaagcAATGTGAAGCTTGTTTTTCGGTTTCTCGATCAACAACTCATTGAGCcttccacaaaacaaccttaTGGAACCATTCTGAAGGACTTAAAATCTGTCAAGGCTTTTGCCTCAGGAATTCTCGTCCCCAAGACTTACATTTGGCCTGTGAACAAGGATCAGTACTTGCAGCCAGCTACTACTTTGGTGAAAGATGCTCATGGCCTAGACTTGGAGGTTTATGCATTTAAGTTTGGCAATGATTTCATTTCAAGTTACAACTACAGCTATGATCCTAGTGCTGAGTACTTGCAGTTTATTGATAGTTCTGACTTCTCTGTTGATGGTGTCCTCACTGACTTCCCATCCACAGCTTCAGCAGCCATTG CTTGCTTAGCACATACTAAGGACAGCTCTCTTCCTCCTCCTGGAA ATGATACCAGACCACTGATCATCACCCACAATGGTGCGTGTGGCTTATTCCCTGGCTGCACCGACCTTGCATACCAGCAAGCAGTGGAAGACGGTGCAGATATAATTGACTGTTCAGTACAGATGTCAAAGGATGCAGTGCCCTTTTGCTTGGACTCCCCGGATCTTACAAAAGGGACGACAGCAGCAACAGTGTTCTCGACAAAAGCTGCTACTGTAAATGAAATACAGAATGGGTCTGGCATCTTCGCATTTGATCTTCTATCGAGTGAGATCCAAACTCTAAAGC CTGATCTTGTTGGCCCATACAATCAAGAAGGACTGAAAAGAAATCCAGCAGCAAAGAACAGTGGGAAACTTATGACTTTAGTTGATTTCCTGGCCTTCTCAAAGAGCAACAACATCTCTGGTGTACTAGTCGATGTTCGT AATGCCCCATACCTTGCAACCAGAGGCATTGACATTGTGGATGCTGTCTCCAGCGCACTTATCAATGCCAGCTATGACAAAGAGACCAGGCAGCAGGTGCTCATCGCATCGGACGATTCCGCCGTGCTCAGAGCATTCAAGAAGTTCCCAGCATTCAAGCGCGTCCTCCAGATCGGCAACGCAATCAGCGATGTGTCCAAGGCATCCGTGGAGGAGATGGCCAAGTTCGCGAGCGCTGTGTCCATCACTCGGGGCTCAGTTGTCCAGGCGCAGGGATCATTCCTCTTGCGGTTCACTGATGTGATCGACAAGATGCATGCCGCAAACCTATCGGTGTATGTCGGGCTGCTCAGGAACGAGTTCATGAACCTTGGGTTCGACTTCTGGGCTAACCCAATGGTTGAGATCGTGACgtactcatctctgatggctgatgGGATTGTGACCGAATTCCCTGCAACGGCAGCAGAGTACTTCA GGAGCCCATGCAGTGACTTCAGTAAGAACCTGACCTACACGATCATGCCTGCAAAGCCTGGGTCTTTGCTCAAACTGACAGACCCCAGTGCACTGCCTCCGGCGCAGGGGCCAGCGCCAGTGCTGAAACCTGCCGATGTTGTGGACCCACCGCTGCCACCAGTGACCATCAGTACCCCTGGAGCTTCAGCATCTTCGAATGGTTCCAGCACTACCAGTGGTGCAAGGGTGTCCACTGCAAGCTCTGGTCTTTGCTTGTTGGCAATCGGACTTTCTGTGTTATTGGTAACGAGCTCTAAGTAA
- the LOC8067691 gene encoding uncharacterized protein LOC8067691: MQAVAFASAPAIFASASVRPCRSAAPDIVSSDSGRPRRRGARGGAVRCEVASSSAPSAAGPQAARWAQRTVVVPPQRRGCHLITNKIVNEIRNDLAEFKCGMAHLFLQHTSASLTINENYDSDVQADTETFLSRIVPEGPSAPWRHTMEGPDDMPAHIKSSMFGCSLMIPITNGRLNMGTWQGIWLCEHRDHATPRQIVITLNGI, from the exons ATGCAGGCGGTGGCGTTCGCGTCGGCTCCGGCCATATTCGCCTCCGCCTCCGTGCGGCCCTGCCGCAGCGCGGCTCCGGACATCGTCTCCTCCGACTCCGGGCggccccgccgccgcggcgcgcgTGGTGGCGCCGTCCGGTGCGAGGTCGCCTCCTCCTCGGCGCCGTCGGCGGCTGGACCCCAGGCCGCCCGATGGGCCCAGAGGACCGTAGTCGTCCCGCCGCAGCGCCGCGGCTGCCACCTCATCACCAACAAG ATCGTAAACGAGATAAGGAATGACCTGGCCGAGTTCAAGTGTGGCATGGCGCATCTGTTCT TGCAGCACACAAGCGCTTCATTGACTATTAATGAGAACTATGACTCTGATGTCCAGGCTGACACTGAAACATTTCTTAGTCGCATTGTTCCAGAG GGTCCATCTGCTCCATGGAGGCACACTATGGAAG GACCTGATGACATGCCAGCACATATTAAATCATCAATGTTTGGTTGTTCCCTGAT GATTCCTATCACCAATGGGCGTCTCAACATGGGAACTTGGCAG GGTATTTGGCTCTGTGAACATCGAGACCATGCTACTCCTCGACAGATTGTGATCACGCTCAATGGGATCTAA
- the LOC8066534 gene encoding transcription termination factor MTERF15, mitochondrial: MIASICRRQLLRLRQIPSAAGINPSRPNPSDALLSHACSSAALVGVPVSKPCPTTISYLISCGLPPAAASACKRRIRSTAKADAVRALFRTYGFTDADITEVVRRKAWILTLDPDRILRPKLDLFASLRIKPRRLATAPNLLDRSLDKHLLPRIQFLRGIIGSDGDVGSAIYRAPRALQVDLDKRMRPVVDALRRLGLPDKSISKLLTIEMSVLTLSVDRITQIFDDVKVLGLGVTDTGFVYGIRLFCNLSRETWLRKVALYRSFGVSEGDLQKAIKRQPTILHLSDENIKKKLRFFLDDLKFELSEVMERPVLIDYSLEKTIIPRCAVISVLMRERKIDPNIKLPSALLGSAKGFSKRYVLRHAQDVPDVVKAYEGKIAFEGFRDGDVLVPLKP; encoded by the coding sequence ATGATCGCTTCTATCTGCCGGCGGCAGCTCCTCCGCCTTCGCCAAATCCCCTCCGCCGCCGGCATAAACCCCAGCCGGCCCAACCCCAGCGATGCCCTCCTCTCccacgcctgctcctcagctgccctcGTGGGTGTCCCCGTCTCCAAGCCCTGCCCAACCACCATCTCCTACCTCATCTCCTGCGGGCTCCCccccgccgccgcgtccgcctgCAAGCGCCGCATCCGctccaccgccaaggccgacgcCGTCCGCGCTCTCTTCCGCACCTACGGCTTCACTGATGCGGACATCACCGAGGTGGTCCGCAGAAAGGCATGGATCCTCACCCTCGACCCTGACCGGATCCTCCGGCCCAAGCTCGATCTTTTCGCTTCCCTCCGCATCAAGCCGCGGAGGCTCGCCACCGCGCCGAACCTCCTCGATCGCAGCCTCGACAAGCACCTCCTGCCCCGCATCCAGTTCCTCCGCGGCATAATCGGCAGCGACGGCGACGTCGGTTCCGCGATCTACCGCGCCCCACGCGCCCTCCAGGTCGACCTGGACAAGAGGATGCGCCCGGTCGTGGACGCCCTCCGCCGACTCGGCCTCCCCGACAAGTCCATCTCGAAGCTCCTCACCATCGAGATGAGCGTGCTCACACTTTCAGTCGACCGCATAACCCAGATCTTTGATGACGTCAAGGTGCTTGGCCTGGGCGTAACAGACACGGGCTTTGTCTACGGCATCAGGCTGTTCTGCAACCTCAGTAGGGAAACGTGGCTGCGAAAGGTGGCCCTGTACCGGAGCTTCGGTGTCTCTGAGGGCGACCTCCAAAAGGCGATCAAGAGGCAACCCACGATACTGCATCTCTCTGATGAGAACATAAAGAAGAAGCTCCGGTTCTTCCTGGATGACTTGAAGTTTGAACTAAGCGAAGTAATGGAGCGACCTGTGCTTATAGATTATAGCTTGGAGAAGACCATCATACCAAGGTGTGCCGTGATAAGCGTTTTGATGAGGGAGAGAAAGATTGACCCCAACATCAAGTTACCTTCAGCATTGCTTGGTAGTGCCAAGGGTTTCTCCAAAAGGTATGTCTTGAGGCATGCTCAGGATGTGCCAGATGTTGTTAAGGCATATGAGGGTAAAATTGCATTTGAAGGATTTAGGGATGGAGATGTTTTAGTTCCACTGAAGCCATGA